One window from the genome of Osmerus eperlanus chromosome 1, fOsmEpe2.1, whole genome shotgun sequence encodes:
- the si:ch1073-335m2.2 gene encoding msx2-interacting protein isoform X1: protein MVRETRHLWVGNLPEHVREEKIVEHFKRYGRVESVKVLRKRGSEGGVAAFVDFVDIKSAQKAHNAVNKMGDRDLRTDYNEPGSVPSAVRGLEDNPPSSSHGRDVAGFSRGAVGPVFGPPVSLHSREGRYERRIDGTSDSRERAYDHSPYGHHERGGTFDRQRHYNADYYRDRSMFAAGPGPGGSAISGSFDTPEPHFEPRIRDPFTLTSGSRRDLYREDRGRRVDRTYHHRRSRSSHSSQSRHPSPQRTTGQTPKAPNSPKRAPLSPGRTPHSRSHSRSSSSDSVSSTSSTGSGSSDSNSSSSDGSRARSVQSSATHGPPSQPSMGLDTDEPRRSFGIRVQNLPVRSTDTSLKDGLFHEFKKHGKVTSVQIHGASEERYGLVFFRQQEDQEKALTVSKGKLFFGMLIEVTAWNGPETESENEFRPLDGRIDEFHPKATRTLFIGNLEKTTSYQQLLDIFQRFGEIVDIDIKKVNGVPQYAFVQYSDIASVCKAIKKMDGEYLGSNRLKLGFGKSMPTTCVWLDGLASNITDQYLTRHFCRYGHVVKVVFDRLKGMALVLYNNTDFAQAAVRETKGWKIGGNKIKVDFASQESQMAFYRSMQASGQDIREIRDIYEIPTERREERRPPYHEFTAERAYYENVRTPGVYPEDPRRDYPARSRERFTELEHYQGDHFDPRFHEDPREYRDYRDPFEQDIRKYTYIQRERERERERFEADRGRWSPSHGRRPITPAVSPSPSERAPRDSERRVYSQSSERSGSCSSLSPPHFDKADKTPLEHGAKTDRLDKDTQPAPAERGPGAEKSKRGRRKEKADKEKGEKIKLRKGKVQSPSVPPTETELETSLEAGFGRGKVSDQDSIERQRYKGDSDPSTNQTASTSRHDPLKSERLDMVKAEGVEVDGKSRSKKHQKADVGNDGKDVSVDSDRLAARKRRFGDASGKTIRQKRSRLEDEDGNQIPDFGPSTAVDSDGKLKDPHRRDSRSKTERMVFLSSHKEGQDSGARGQGEPSEGPIEPVDLNRLPGNITSRRYSHEGSVDQETKDQEQHAVFKYGAPTTDNDKSGKEREEHVDIDLSQSYRKQMEQNRRLHQQLQESDKSEKPGSPLGVETDDLEPRSLVHEVGKPPQDVTDNFPSHKLKKLDQFDMQDASSKKERVYRRQKSEDPEWNSTASLGLQHFSHHADDEFADFSHLREVKAEDKVHPDLELADKRAHTTQISKPSTPLHGSDEDQQKRWESRVKQDLLPDLNFSRSLGKNLHNRKRLEYGIGHDLEPGEVRSDSEEDRENKPHSPMPSTSVPFSERPRGDRFSDPKLATLERNKFYSFALEQTITPDTKALLERAKCLSSSREDNWSFLDYDSHFAGLRSQKDIEKVEPTPRPTPSWYMKKKKIRSGSEDKVDDRKEEPKPEEHERRELFASRFLHSSIFEQDSRRLQHLERRHEDPEHGQSQQTGQQGTADTQPDSEPVVLFHSRFLELTRLQQQKGKDQLQQEVKRGNLVDENKTEKPIDQEPQPLQVPKVAEPLLEPDIKPVSPAEEPPLVLNLGVSLAPKEMSPQDEKRVIRSPSPDILPVSMVKEENKYNKQQSSTPPYPQVEIPPPAAEGVVAPEPAPPPGKFKSSPSEEKSEDVTPVVKSLMVESPCDIDGGTQEASVSGSEPELEPGLEQATSELTELKVPSLPDTAEEMDVSKSYTVKTETHSDTENKLDQDKMPVYVEASEEPVSPPQKTKNKKSKSSPIQVAPAPFTSVSSTEKPVTRKSERIDKEKLKRASSPRGESSKISSDSKSTAKSPIHGADCEQGSEQSISTGRARRRNVKSVYATPLDDETRTGKDASESPRSARKRGGDKDAPPQQNEEQDSLVPNTSKRGRPPKNRRQGYDASSRKGDRSKMDTKDIDSNESESGEKIPKASKGRHSPYAYKGSGQVAQSGSSKGEKSDIPDDVQQQTDISEDDSLAPQDPLVSKDNSSLHDVTKKEEKVKQLVTDKKDQDKNNPPEDEAFGSVSSEKGVEALVIDEQPSLEDKKTVRGKSAKLTRTPKSPVLKNLKIRLNVTEVKDLLQLGDDEAGNQDDYLKKTKPSDSNDQLLECSQSKEESPSNEDNEEEMPDAQPPLDPSQELELVQAVENIAKLTGPTLPTDPHPPTPPVPATEVKCDTEKPNNPASENELMAAIDSITAEEATVPLAQDPVIAPAAVESDSEMNASFQPVKGIEPTIQTSSSPGEAPFPSTPKKNLKGRAKTPKRPKSQKPSKKEPSKESLSEPESSSIATSDSTSSNTQTIVECHSSSAGVITATSWKPEPEPLVAKVADGTAESKVLPVEPPQHIKPVYPSTKSPNCPKPQQPPPECISPSLSPPPSRPSVRPLQPSRIPVSPPDWCSQSKDIGFLSAVLPGPFENQSPPSDHEGLDPDHNTSDLRRILIKNKNVSLPGIGSLSGNLAIPTPNNPHISENTTQPTTLVAVPNKIPLSESRLPTHPAQPIVRPPASLPSPETKSVVSVIASTATSVISRVCNPPDLEEKGNATGANPGMEMQLPKPTYRSSMEDGGSYHGPSVGEEGGSAGRFLVESSTLSTGSNPGLRVNTSEGVVVLSHSGQKREGPLRLFAKISQIPPATAVDMESQQLVSMPQIKQEMYTHPQSSTPKCPPTSADHGHPAKTQQAVSSIKQENTGLEKMESHYQPGTQGGVVKRLQQAVGGQQVIGYHHSDFTMLLKHPKKVEGADALNSDGGKLSWTSAISPAISPHLPSPAGNHVGFVSATAGDRTPSHLSGVKQEPRSPRKSAHPHSPFSSQIGSSSPKGIPVMLTSGLPTMQQYVTSVHHPEQSVIMPPHSAHGALGRMSPHRGAQNIPMAHLVQGEVRVNTPPLSAMSFGIHGEPLASPWSGPMQQRPTSPQTVGRDMVLKVNPGTVRSHDGEQEDPRRFHPAAGRPSATQVKPETMQPDPRAALRSGMQMDQYITSPRDVRVVMHHPQGERAGPEPHAGGHVQETLPPSSTSSSIASSMSPRAHLLSKGVSEKDGPKPLEAKRPHSPSKDGMMGIRTPVSAIASPQRVQLMASGTGSSFPEYSTIYSNPRGIHSQVTESSTVGIQAPVNITSALGGEHSQAQTGHQPVNMVQLLTKYPIVWQGLLALKNDTAAVQLHFVCGNKALAVRSLPPPLPEGGQLLRIVQRMRLEASQLEGVARRMTGESEFCLLLALPCGRDQDDVLNQTQTLKAAFINYLQAKLAAGIINVPNPGSNQPAYVLQIFPPCEFSESHLSRLAPDLLNRISSISPHLMIVITTV, encoded by the exons GACCTCGGACAGCCGGGAGCGTGCGTATGATCACAGCCCTTACGGACATCATGAACGTGGTGGCACTTTTGACAGGCAGCGTCACTACAATGCAGACTATTATCGCGATCGTTCCATGTTTGCAGCTGGCCCGGGCCCTGGGGGCAGCGCTATCAGTGGGAGCTTTGACACCCCAGAGCCCCATTTCGAGCCCAGAATCCGAGACCCTTTTACTTTGACCAGTGGTTCACGTCGTGACCTCTATAGAGAAGACAGGGGGCGCAGAGTGGACAGAACTTACCATCACCGCCGTAGTCGCTCGTCTCATTCCTCACAGTCTAGACACCCTTCCCCTCAAAGGACCACGGGACAGACACCCAAAGCCCCCAATTCCCCCAAAAGAGCCCCCCTTTCCCCGGGGAGAACTCCACACTCTCGGTCCCACAGTCGGTCATCTAGTTCCGATTCGGTCAGCAGCACGAGCAGCACGGGCAGTGGCAG CAGCGATTCAAACAGCAGCTCAAGTGATGGTTCTCGTGCTCGTTCGGTACAGTCCTCTGCCACACATggccctccctctcagccttccATGGGTCTGGATACAGATGAACCACGCAGAAGCTTTGGAATAAGGGTGCAGAACCTTCCAGTGCGCTCCACAG acaCTAGTTTGAAAGATGGACTCTTCCATGAGTTCAAGAAACATGGGAAAGTGACATCAGTGCAGATCCATGGGGCCTCTGAGGAGCGATATGGCCTTGTGTTCTTCAGGCAGCAGGAGGACCAGGAGAAGGCTCTCACTGTCTCCAAAGGAAAACTTTTCTTTGGCATGCTCATCGAGGTCACTGCCTGGAATGGCCCTG AAACCGAGAGTGAGAATGAATTTAGGCCTTTGGATGGACGGATCGATGAGTTCCACCCTAAGGCCACAAGGACCCTTTTTATAGGGAATCTGGAGAAGACTACCAGTTACCAACAGCTCCTTGACATCTTCCAACGCTTTGGAGAAATTGTG GACATTGACATTAAAAAAGTCAATGGTGTTCCTCAATACGCTTTTGTGCAGTACTCTGATATTGCCAGCGTTTGCAAAGCTATTaagaagatggatggagagtaTCTGGGAAGCAACAGGCTCAAG CTGGGGTTTGGGAAGAGCATGCCTACAACATGTGTCTGGCTCGATGGGTTGGCGTCTAACATCACTGACCAGTACCTCACACGCCATTTCTGCCGTTATGGACATGTAGTTAAG GTTGTGTTTGACAGATTGAAAGGGATGGCTCTTGTCTTGTACAACAACACTGACTTTGCACAAGCAGCCGTCCGAGAGACCAAAGGATGGAAAATTGGTGGTAACAAAATAAAG GTGGATTTTGCCAGTCAAGAGAGTCAGATGGCGTTCTATCGCTCTATGCAGGCCTCAGGGCAAGACATCAGAGAAATCAGAGACATCTATGAAATCCCAACTGAAAGAAG AGAAGAACGTAGACCTCCATACCACGAGTTCACAGCTGAAAGAGCTTACTATGAGAATGTTCGCACCCCTGGAGTCTACCCAGAAGACCCCAGGCGAGACTATCCTGCCCGCAGTAGAGAACGTTTTACTGAACTGGAGCATTACCAGGGGGATCACTTTGACCCACGGTTCCACGAAGATCCCAGGGAGTACAGGGACTATCGAGATCCTTTCGAGCAAGACATTCGAAAATACACGtacattcagagagagagagaaagggagcggGAACGTTTTGAGGCTGACCGAGGCAGGTGGAGCCCCTCTCACGGACGACGTCCGATCACTCCTGCCGTTTCCCCTTCGCCATCGGAGCGCGCCCCCAGAGATTCTGAACGACGGGTCTACAGCCAGTCCTCTGAGAGAAGTGGCAGTTGCAGCTCCCTCTCACCACCACACTTTGACAAAGCTGACAAGACTCCACTGGAACATGGCGCCAAGACTGATAGGTTGGATAAGGACACACAACCGGCCCCGGCTGAACGTGGCCCTGGAGCTGAGAAAAGCAAACGTGGACGGCGGAAGGAGAAAGCTGACAAAGAGAAGGGTGAGAAGATTAAATTGAGAAAGGGAAAGGTTCAATCTCCCAGTGTCCCACCTACCGAGACAGAGTTGGAGACTAGCCTTGAAGCGGGTTTTGGAAGGGGAAAGGTTTCAGACCAGGACAGCATCGAGAGGCAGCGATATAAAGGGGATAGTGATCCTTCTACAAATCAGACGGCGTCAACATCTCGCCATGATCCTCTTAAAAGTGAGAGACTTGACATGGTAAAGGCTGAGGGTGTAGAGGTGGATGGAAAAAGTAGATCCAAGAAACACCAAAAAGCCGACGTAGGAAATGATGGGAAAGACGTATCTGTAGATTCTGATCGCCTTGCAGCAAGAAAAAGGCGCTTTGGAGATGCCAGTGGAAAGACCATCAGACAAAAAAGGAGTAGATTGGAGGATGAAGATGGGAATCAAATTCCAGATTTTGGACCTAGCACTGCAGTTGATAGTGACGGCAAGCTAAAAGATCCACATCGGAGAGATTCTCGGTCCAAAACCGAAAGGATGGTGTTTCTCAGCAGTCACAAGGAAGGACAAGATTCTGGGGCCAGAGGACAGGGAGAACCGTCAGAGGGGCCCATTGAGCCGGTGGACTTGAACCGCCTTCCAGGGAACATTACATCCAGAAGGTATTCCCACGAGGGCAGCGTGGACCAGGAGACTAAAGATCAAGAACAACACGCCGTTTTCAAATACGGTGCACCGACAACGGACAACGACAAAAGTGGAAAGGAACGGGAAGAGCATGTGGATATTGACCTGTCTCAGAGTTACCGGAAACAAATGGAGCAAAATAGAAGGCTCCACCAACAGCTGCAGGAGTCTGACAAATCAGAGAAACCTGGAAGTCCACTAGGTGTTGAAACTGATGATCTTGAGCCCCGAAGTCTTGTGCATGAAGTGGGTAAACCACCTCAAGATGTAACGGATAATTTCCCATCTCATAAACTTAAAAAACTAGATCAGTTTGACATGCAGGATGCAAGTAGTAAGAAGGAGCGTGTCTACCGGAGACAGAAAAGTGAGGATCCTGAGTGGAACAGCACAGCCTCTCTGGGATTGCAGCACTTTTCCCACCATGCAGATGATGAATTTGCTGATTTTTCACACCTCAGGGAAGTTAAAGCTGAGGATAAAGTACATCCAGACTTGGAGCTAGCAGACAAACGGGCGCATACCACTCAAATATCCAAGCCAAGCACTCCTCTGCATGGAAGTGATGAAGACCAGCAAAAGCGCTGGGAGAGCCGAGTCAAGCAAGATCTGTTACCTGACTTGAACTTCAGCAGAAGTCTTGGGAAAAACCTGCATAATCGTAAACGGTTGGAGTATGGAATCGGACATGATTTGGAACCTGGGGAAGTACGATCTGACtcagaagaagacagagagaacaaaCCGCACTCTCCAATGCCCTCTACATCGGTGCCTTTCTCAGAGAGGCCAAGGGGTGACAGATTTTCAGATCCCAAGCTAGCCACCCTGGAGAGGAACAAGTTCTACTCCTTTGCACTTGAGCAGACCATCACACCAGATACAAAGGCGCTGTTGGAGCGTGCTAAATGCCTGTCCTCCTCAAGGGAAGATAACTGGTCTTTCTTGGACTATGATTCTCACTTTGCGGGTTTGCGTAGccaaaaagatattgagaaggTGGAACCAACACCACGACCTACACCTTCTTGGTAcatgaagaaaaagaaaattcgCAGTGGGTCTGAAGACAAAGTAGATGATAGAAAGGAAGAACCTAAGCCAGAAGAGCACGAACGCAGGGAGTTGTTTGCTTCCCGTTTCCTTCACAGCTCAATCTTTGAGCAGGATTCTAGACGCCTGCAGCACCTAGAAAGAAGGCATGAGGACCCAGAGCATGGCCAGAGCCAACAAACTGGTCAACAAGGCAcggcagacacacagccagactctGAGCCAGTTGTCCTGTTCCATAGTCGGTTTTTGGAGCTTACACGACTGCAGCAACAAAAGGGGAAGGACCAACTGCAACAAGAAGTTAAAAGGGGAAATCTTGTCGATGAGAATAAAACTGAAAAACCAATTGATCAAGAACCGCAACCTCTGCAGGTACCTAAAGTGGCAGAGCCCCTTTTGGAGCCAGATATCAAACCTGTTAGCCCTGCAGAGGAGCCGCCCCTTGTGCTCAATTTAGGCGTTTCACTTGCACCTAAGGAGATGTCTCCACAAGATGAAAAACGTGTCATTAGAAGTCCATCTCCAGATATATTACCAGTATCTATGGTTAAGGAAGAGAACAAATACAACAAACAACAATCGTCAACCCCACCCTACCCACAAGTTGAGATTCCACCTCCTGCAGCTGAGGGTGTTGTAGCCCCTGagccagctcctccaccaggcaAATTTAAATCCTCACCAAGTGAGGAGAAATCTGAAGATGTGACTCCAGTTGTAAAATCCCTTATGGTTGAATCGCCCTGTGACATTGATGGTGGTACTCAAGAAGCGTCAGTAAGCGGTTCTGAACCAGAGCTAGAGCCAGGACTTGAGCAAGCCACATCTGAACTAACTGAACTGAAAGTTCCTTCACTTCCTGACACTGCTGAGGAGATGGATGTTTCGAAGTCTTACACTGTCAAAACAGAAACCCACTCTGATACGGAAAATAAACTTGATCAAGATAAAATGCCTGTTTACGTTGAAGCAAGCGAAGAACCAGTCTCGCCTCCTCAGAAGACTAAAAACAAAAAGAGTAAGTCCTCCCCTATTCAAGTTGCTCCTGCTCCCTTTACCTCTGTATCTAGTACTGAGAAACCTGTCACACGAAAGAGTGAACGCATTGATAAAGAAAAGCTCAAACGAGCATCATCACCAAGAGGAGAGTCTTCAAAGATCAGTTCTGACTCTAAATCCACAGCCAAGTCTCCAATCCACGGAGCAGACTGTGAGCAAGGCTCAGAGCAGAGTATATCAACTGGACGAGCAAGGCGTAGAAATGTTAAATCTGTCTATGCAACCCCACTTGACGATGAGACACGAACAGGAAAGGACGCGTCGGAGTCACCACGTTCTGCACGGAAACGTGGTGGTGATAAGGATGCACCACCGCAGCAAAATGAAGAGCAGGATTCCCTTGTTCCGAACACCTCGAAAAGGGGACGTCCGCCCAAGAATCGAAGACAGGGGTATGACGCTTCTTCAAGAAAAGGTGATAGATCAAAAATGGACACCAAAGACATTGACTCAAATGAATCAGAGAGTGGGGAAAAAATCCCTAAAGCCTCGAAAGGTCGTCATTCTCCATATGCCTACAAAGGGTCAGGTCAAGTAGCCCAATCCGGAAGCAGTAAAGGAGAAAAATCAGATATTCCTGATGATGTTCAACAGCAGACAGATATTTCCGAGGATGACAGTTTGGCTCCACAAGATCCTTTGGTGTCTAAAGACAATTCATCTCTACACGATGTgacaaagaaagaagagaaagtcAAGCAACTGGTAACAGATAAAAAGGATCAAGACAAGAATAACCCACCTGAAGACGAGGCGTTTGGATCTGTATCAAGTGAGAAAGGGGTCGAGGCCCTAGTTATAGATGAACAGCCCTCTTTGGAAGACAAGAAAACTGTTAGAGGAAAATCTGCCAAGTTGACACGGACCCCAAAGTCTCCAGTTCTCAAGAACTTAAAAATTAGACTGAATGTCACAGAGGTGAAAGATTTACTGCAGTTAGGAGATGACGAGGCAGGAAACCAAGACGATTACTTAAAAAAGACCAAACCAAGCGACTCAAATGACCAGCTTCTAGAGTGTAGTCAGAGTAAGGAAGAGAGTCCCAGTAATGAGGACAATGAAGAGGAAATGCCAGATGCTCAGCCTCCCTTGGATCCCTCTCAAGAACTAGAGCTGGTCCAAGCTGTGGAGAACATTGCTAAACTTACAGGTCCAACCCTACCTacagacccacacccccccactccaccagtccccgctacagaaGTGAAATGTGACACGGAAAAACCAAACAATCCTGCCAGTGAGAACGAACTAATGGCTGCCATTGATTCGATTACTGCCGAGGAGGCAACTGTTCCTTTGGCTCAAGATCCAGTGATTGCTCCTGCTGCTGTAGAGTCAGATTCGGAAATGAATGCCTCCTTCCAGCCAGTcaagggaatcgaaccaacaataCAAACATCCTCTTCTCCGGGTGAGGCTCCTTTCCCTAGTACGCCCAAGAAAAATTTAAAGGGGCGAGCAAAAACACCCAAACGGCCAAAAAGCCAAAAGCCAAGCAAAAAGGAACCCAGCAAAGAGAGCTTGTCAGAACCTGAGAGCTCCTCCATCGCAACATCTGACAGCACATCCTCCAACACTCAGACCATAGTAGAATGTCATTCGTCATCTGCTGGTGTCATTACAGCCACGTCTTGGAAGCCAGAACCCGAACCATTGGTTGCCAAGGTTGCAGATGGGACAGCTGAATCAAAAGTATTACCTGTAGAACCACCTCAACATATCAAACCCGTCTACCCTTCTACTAAAAGTCCTAACTGTCCCAAACCTCAACAACCACCCCCTGAGTGCATCTCACCCTCGTTGTCTCCACCCCCTAGCCGACCAAGTGTCAGGCCTCTACAGCCAAGTAGGATCCCAGTTTCCCCACCAGATTGGTGCAGCCAGTCAAAAGACATAGGATTCCTATCTGCAGTGCTACCAGGCCCCTTTGAAAATCAGTCGCCTCCCTCTGACCATGAAGGCTTGGATCCTGATCATAACACAAGTGACTTAAGACGCATtctaattaaaaataaaaatgtttcacTTCCAGGAATCGGTTCCCTTTCTGGCAATTTGGCAATCCCCACCCCTAATAATCCACACATATCTGAAAACACTACTCAACCAACTACACTGGTTGCTGTGCCAAATAAAATCCCACTATCTGAAAGTAGACTACCAACTCATCCAGCTCAGCCTATAGTCCGACCCCCTGCCTCCCTACCATCTCCTGAGACAAAGTCAGTTGTATCTGTCATTGCGTCCACTGCCACTTCTGTCATCAGCCGTGTTTGCAATCCTCCTGATTTGGAAGAAAAGGGGAATGCCACTGGAGCAAATCCCGGTATGGAAATGCAACTTCCCAAACCGACCTACCGATCCAGCATGGAGGATGGTGGTTCCTACCATGGCCCATCAGtcggtgaggaggggggaagcgCTGGGCGTTTTTTGGTTGAGAGCTCTACTCTTAGTACTGGATCAAACCCAGGGCTAAGAGTGAACACCTCAGAAGGTGTGGTAGTTTTGAGTCACTCTGGGCAAAAAAGGGAAGGCCCTCTTCGCCTCTTTGCGAAAATAAGCCAGATCCCACCTGCAACGGCAGTTGACATGGAATCTCAGCAGCTTGTATCAATGCCCCAAATAAAACAGGAAATGTATACCCACCCACAGTCAAGCACTCCCAAGTGTCCTCCAACGTCAGCAGACCATGGTCACCCGGCTAAGACACAGCAGGCCGTGTCCTCcataaaacaagaaaacacaggTTTGGAAAAGATGGAGTCTCACTACCAGCCTGGGACTCAAGGAGGAGTTGTAAAGCGGCTTCAGCAAGCAGTTGGAGGCCAACAGGtgattggataccatcattcaGACTTTACCATGTTGCTAAAGCATCCAAAGAAAGTAGAAGGAGCAGATGCACTGAATTCTGATGGGGGGAAGCTGTCTTGGACGTCTGCCATAAGTCCAGCAATAAGCCCTCACTTGCCCTCGCCTGCTGGCAACCACGTTGGCTTTGTCTCTGCCACAGCTGGTGACCGAACTCCCTCTCATCTCAGTGGCGTGAAACAGGAGCCCCGTTCTCCACGGAAGTCAGCCCACCCTCATTCTCCGTTCTCGTCTCAGATAGGGTCCTCTTCCCCCAAAGGTATCCCAGTGATGTTAACCTCAGGCCTGCCAACCATGCAGCAGTATGTCACCAGTGTCCACCACCCAGAGCAGTCGGTGATCATGCCTCCTCACAGCGCTCATGGTGCCTTGGGAAGGATGTCTCCCCACCGTGGAGCCCAAAATATTCCCATGGCGCATCTTGTCCAGGGGGAAGTGAGGGTGAACACCCCGCCCCTTTCTGCAATGAGTTTTGGTATCCATGGAGAACCCCTTGCCTCTCCATGGTCAGGCCCGATGCAGCAGCGGcccacctccccccagaccGTCGGCAGAGACATGGTGCTCAAGGTAAACCCGGGCACCGTGAGGAGCCATGACGGAGAGCAAGAGGATCCTAGGCGCTTTCATCCGGCTGCTGGGAGGCCATCTGCCACTCAAGTGAAACCAGAGACTATGCAGCCAGATCCCCGTGCAGCTCTGCGCAGCGGCATGCAGATGGACCAGTACATCACGTCACCCAGGGACGTGCGTGTAGTCATGCATCACCCACAAGGAGAGCGCGCCGGCCCAGAGCCGCACGCGGGGGGACACGTTCAGGAAACACTCCCGCCTTCCTCAACCTCCAGCAGCATTGCCTCGTCCATGTCTCCAAGAGCTCACCTGCTGTCTAAAGGCGTGTCGGAGAAGGATGGACCAAAGCCGCTCGAAGCTAAAAGGCCACACTCTCCCAGCAAGGATGGGATGATGGGGATTCGAACCCCTGTGTCAGCTATAGCATCTCCTCAACGGGTTCAACTAATGGCGTCAGGTACAGGAAGCTCCTTTCCAGAATACTCCACCATCTACAGCAACCCGAGGGGCATCCATTCTCAAGTCACTGAGTCATCTACTGTAGGGATCCAAGCACCTGTCAACATAACATCAGCTCTG GGTGGGGAGCATAGCCAGGCACAAACTGGACACCAGCCTGTCAACATGGTGCAACTTCTTACG AAGTACCCAATTGTATGGCAAGGCCTGTTGGCGCTGAAAAATGACACAGCTGCTGTCCAACTGCATTTCGTCTGTGGCAACAAAGCCTTGGCTGTGCGGTCACTGCCACCACCACTGCCAGAGGGAGGCCAGTTGCTCCGAATTGTCCAGAGGATGAGACTAGAGGCCTCTCAACTTGAAGGAGTAGCAAGAAGAATGACG GGGGAGAGTGAGTTCTGTCTCCTCCTTGCTCTGCCATGTGGACGAGACCAGGATGATGTCCtgaaccagacccagaccctgaAAGCCGCCTTCATCAACTACCTGCAAGCCAAGTTAGCTGCTGGTATCATCAATGTTCCCAACCCCGGCTCCAATCAG CCTGCCTACGTGTTGCAGATCTTCCCACCTTGCGAGTTTTCAGAGAGCCACTTGTCCCGGCTAGCTCCCGATCTCCTAAACCGGATCTCTAGTATCTCCCCGCACCTCATGATTGTCATCACAACCGTTTAA